Within Telopea speciosissima isolate NSW1024214 ecotype Mountain lineage chromosome 8, Tspe_v1, whole genome shotgun sequence, the genomic segment GCCCTTGGCCCAATTCTGCTGCTCCCGGCCCATCACcgctctcaagtctcaatcaaGAATTTCCATACTTTAGGAATATTGTAGATGGACTCGTGGTCCAATACGTTTGAAATAGAGAactgtaaagaagaaagaaagagttaGACTCACCAGGGTATTCAAACAAGGAATCGGTATCTGAATCGGGTCCAACCGATTTTGGTTTAGTTCAAAATAGAATTGGGATCAGCCTCAGGCGATTCCTATCCGAGTTGATAGGTCCGATTCTGATTTTTCAAACCATGGTTAGACCTTTCTAACAAAAACCCTGTCAGGAAACCAACATGTGTGATACAGGAGAAACATTGGTTGGGTCATGTGTGTTTACATGACTTTAGATCTGATAGCGATGGATATGTGAAGGATGACTCGGAATACCAACAAAACCACCCAATAAGGTCATTTTTTCTTAAGCCACCTTAACTCTTCATGGGACCTTCCATGTCAAGAAATTGTTAGGCTACAAATATAGTCGGTTTCGGTCAGGTCTAATTGGTTCCTATTAATTTAAGTTTTTGCATCGTTTTTGTCCGTTTAATTAATCAGGTCTTGTAGACCAGGGTCTGAACACGTTCCTTTTAGGTCGGTCAGTTATTGATCTATAATCGGGCTCAAGTAATTGGACTATAATCATGCTTTAAACAGGCTAACTCCTTCAAATTTACATTACCAGATCAATTGTACATTATCAAGGTTATTAAACTCAAAATTGGGATTTGAGTCGGGTCCAACTTATGTTGATTCCAATTCAGCTGGAATTTATTAGGAATCAACTGAAATCAATCGGAACCCTAGAAACACAATGGGAATTGACCgttttggaaaagagaaaaccCGATAGTAAACCGATTACTAACCATTAATTAAAAACCGAACAAACTGCACCAAAATCAATCGATCCTGAAAACTTccttaacggtttggtttcagGTTGAGCTAATAACAAACCAAAACCGTTCAGTCTGATTGGAACCAAAACGAACCAactaattgacacccttatttgaATCGGGTCCAATCAATTCTGATCTAATTTTGTTCCAAATTGACTAGAATCGGTCAGATTCTGCATGAATCCTAGAAATGGAGTATGAACCGGCCGTTCCGAAACAAGAGGAATTGGGATATCGAAATTGGCTCACTCCGATCCCACTCttattttcaaaaccctaattagacCTTCCAAATAGAGCCCTGTCAGGAGACCAAAATCAATGTGTGATCTAATAGAAACTTTGCTTGTGTGTTTACATGACTTTAGATCCGATAGCGATGGAGGAGGACAGGAAGTGAAGGATGACTCAGAATACCAACAAAACTACCAATGAAGTCCATTCCTTTCTCCCACTTCATGGGCCCTTCCATGACAGAAAATGTAAGGCTACAAAGTGGGCCACGTGTAGATGGGTCCAGAGCATCTAACCGCTATTCTCATCACAAAAGGCCAGAAACAAAGATTGGCGGTCCGATTGATCCATATCTCTTTATCCCAATTCTTGGCATTATACAGTTAAATTATCAGCCATTTGGCTTTGAGCAAAAAGTATTTCTGCTAAATGGATCACCAGTTGGATTATCTTTGGGATCCGTGGGCCCGTGGCATCTTATCCCTTGCTTTTTTGGGGTTCCCTACATCCAAAcatgttttttaatttcatttatttCCATAAAGCCTGTTCCACTTCGGGAAGGAAAAAAAGCTCCTTTCTCTTCAGCACTTTCTAGCCCTAGCTTGCATGCAAAGTCGTGCTTATTTACACTTGGACCATGGCTTGCGGTTTGGCAATTTCTTTTAATGTGTGTGGGTACTTGACATGTTACATATGCATCAATTAAGTATtaattttttctataaaaaaaatatatatatattaattttctgCTTTCTAAGAAATGTGTGGTCTTCGTGGGGGTCTATTTTGGCCTCTTTGTGGGTCCCTTGTATGGTCCCCAATAGGccttgcacccaaaaaaaaaagagagtcaTGTTTCCATTTTAATTTGACATTTTTAAATTTATAGAATCTGATTTGAAAATTAGTTGGCATATGAGAAGAAAATCCATGGGAGAAGAGGGTTCTTGGTTGAAGGGATCCAAGGATTAGAGAATCAAAATTGGATCGGTTGAATCAATCAATCTCGATTCGTTGATCAGGCTCAGCCACTCCCTATCTAAagtttagggttagggcatATTTTCATCAGTTCCAACAATCTTATTTGATTATGATCTGATCCAGATCTGAATTGATCGAGACCGATTCAGATTcagattccaattttttattctttgatcTGTACACCACACTGATAGCAGTACAATTTCATCTACATAGAACCCACATgatcaaaatagaagaaaaaataataaagaacttCCACTGTGAGGAAAATAATGAGTGTTGTAGGAAAATTTTCCCCTATTATATAAGTAACTGATTTTTCTTTGAAATAATTAAGAGGggaaaataatttaataataatattaggGAAAAAATACAAATTCCATATGTTTTTTCACATAATGACATATGAGGTCCaggccatgatccatgtggacacatgtggatgataccattctTTGTATTACCATTGGTGTGATGCGTAGATTCCTTCCCATGTTGGTGTCACGAAAAATAATTTTAGTAATAATAATACAATATATTACAATCATGGGGAATGGAGAATTGGAGAGTTATATTACAAAACGAATATCCCAAAAGGATCCCAAAAGCTATAAGACATGTCACATGTTATGCAATTCAAAACGACAGGTTACAAAGCTCTCCTGTCTCGGTAGCTTTATAAAGGGaatccccttctttctctctctccatttaaTAGAATGATAAAGGCTGAATGGTCATAGTCAataacaacatcatcatcatcatcatcctccaccTCATTCCCACTTCTGTTGAGCCATCCTGAGCTACCGGTCCGGTTCAAGCCCTGGTCCAATGCAAATTGGTCTGACCAAAATGCTGTATTTTCCATGCTTTAGCTCAAAACCATTCCTCAAAGGCTGATGAACACACATAGTTCTGTACCTTGGAACTCTTCAAGCGTCAAACTTGTTAGGACCTACACCGTGAATCGCCGGGGAACAGGGACCCGAGGAGTCGGAACAATGTAAGCTTTGCCGTCTTTCATCAAGTCGAGCCGATCGGGAATTGTTCTATCAAATAACCTGTTGTCTGGGTTCTCTGCATAACACACATAGTAGCAGCTAACACAAGCGTGTGGTAATGCCATTCCAATCCGAGTCTGTACATTAACAAACATGTAGAGCAAAAGTTTAGACCCAATGAACAGAGCAATGTGTTATGGTATAGAATTATTGACAAATCCTACCATGAGGTATCCAATGAAGAATGCAAGGAGTGACACAGTGGCCGTGTAGCTCCGGTGAAGTGCCCACGACCACGACGCAGTGACAAGGACACAAATGCAGCCGCTGCAAACTCCAGTCAAAAAGCAAATTGCGCTGGTTAGATCGGAATCGACTATGGCTTCCATTCCTTGTCTCTCAAACAAAGTCCATGTATCCTGTGCTGCCCTTACAAATCCCTTCCCATATGCAGCTATCTACACAACATCACATAAACATTCTTCATTTCCATCTAACATTAAACAATTTAATCTGATTTTAAAGAACAATCAAGACAGGTTAATTAAAGTTGTCAGTTATTCACTAGCATGATCAATGGTGACCTCTATACTTCTGTTTCAACTGGTGGATAAGGAAGGGGGTACACTTTGGACTAATGAGGTATCAAGTTTAATAGTCCGGTTCAGCCAATTGGATCAGGactaagttttctttcacccatggAGTAGAGAAATCTCCTTTCCACTGATGATGTGATTATGCGATTGGACTCCTACGTCATCATTATACTCTCACCCCCTATTGTAACAtattgaaaatatcctttctcATGCTAATCCAAAGGGTTAGATGTACTTAGATGCAAagattcccccctcccctccctcccttCTCACCATTGGTGTAGAGAAACTTGGTCCTTTGGATTACTAGGCATCAAACAACTTTTACAAGATTTTGGCTTTTCAACATCTTCTTCTGAGGTATTATTATAACTTTACCTAGAAGAAACGATTGGGacgagttttccttcaactaCGGTCAATGGGGGTCATCCATTGATGGAGTCCTTCATAAGGGATCATGCATAATAAGGGGTATGTCGGTCATTCATAAATAAGGGGGCAGATTTTTATAGCCATTGACGTGGAtaagtatgactttgaatagagttgGTTGGAGAAAGAAGAttccatttagttggaataataCTGCGTTGAGgaactgccacatggcaaaatgCTTTTGGGCCAATTCAGATTAAGATGATTGGGATCTTGGGCTATCTCGGACAagtttgccacatggcaaaatttATAGCCACCCAGCTGTGGAACTGAAAAACATGTAGATGTGGTTTCTGCCTCTCATGGATAAGTCCGGTCTGGCTGGTCTGATCAAACCGGGTAAACCTCCTGAACCAACCCAACTAAGAGGTCCTATGCCTAACATTTATAGTATGCAGTTATTGTCAATAAAGACCATCACAGAGACCATCTGAAAGGTAAAATTGCAATTCAATGGTTCGTAAGAAAAAAGACTTGCAATAGTTATGCGTTAAGCTGTCAACATCAACAGGTAAGGATACCTGAACAAACGCCCAGCCATTGCCGTATCTGAAGATGGTCTCCATGACTCTGAGacagcaatgagcgcaagagaaCATGAATTCATCTTCACCTTCAAGCAAATTGAGAGCTCGAGCCACAATTCTCAGAGCTTCGATCGCAGGCACAAAGAACGAACCCAGACAAGCACTTCCAAGGTTCCTTGACATGGCTCTCTGGAAGCAGAATTGGGTGTTCGATTGCATTCCTCTGAGGTAGTAAAGAGCGATAACCCGACTTACAGTTAAATTAGCTACGTTTCTCATTACCTCTGCTATCCAAGCCATGCTCAAGATCAGAGCGATTATGATTAATGGTGGAACGTAGAAATTAAGGGCTCCAACTATGGCAAAAACCCAAATTGATATCCACATGAAACACATCCCAAGCATCCAGTAAGTGGGTTGACTGAGATCAGGGAATTTCGCGGCTGGTTCGAGCGATTTGGTGATAACTGTTGCACAAAACTTCGTTCTCTGTGTGACCCAACACGCATAGAGGCCATTACCGACCGCGAAGAGTAGAAAGACAACACCAACGCCGTCCGTGGAAGCCCTCtggaagcagaggaggagaACTCCTGCAGCCATGGACGTGGTGAAGGTGCTCCAAAGTATGAAATTAACCATGAAATGGGGCCAGTGTCTAATTGCCTTTTGCCACAAGAAGGCAAGCATGATGCTTAGAACAGTTGCGCCTTCAGCTTGGGGAAACCAATACTTAAacatcctcttctcttctcttgcaGTTTTACCTTTTTCGAAGAGCCCCTGAACTGCCTTGAATACAAGAAAACAGATTAACCCAACTGAGGCCACCATGTggagaagaaacagaaacagaaatattCGATTCGTATAAGCCCTTGAATTCAGAGTAGCCAACGTTTCCTGCTTACAATTGAaagaacacacaaaaaaaacccagaaaaaaaaattaaagtcaaCAACTTGTAATACGAGAACTACGAGAACAAAATCAAGCTATCTTGCAATCTATTTCACTTACTCGTGGAGTTGTTGAAAGAGGAGCCTgcgaaggaggaggaggaggaggaggaggctgTGAAGTAGGACGAGTTTGAAAACGAACAGGTCGAACACCTTGAATGATAACTCTAAGAGGGTTCGACGGGTTCAAAGTTCGCAGCTTGGAGACTTTAAATTCAGTCGGAGATGATTCTGCAACCACCTTTTCCTCTAAACCCATATTTTCTTTAACGGGTTCCTTCACATCtccattatctctctcttcccccttcttctcaccttcttcttttctcactGGAACTACTTTGCTTTCTTCCTCCATCACCTAAAGAAAATTTCACAAATATCTCTGCAACATTAAAAACCCctgaaaagaaaaacagagacacagagacaaaaaagaagataaatggATAGTTTCAGCGGTTCTTACAACGTCAGCTGCGCCCATCTCTGTTGAGAAATCTTGGGAAACTGGAAAGAGATGGTGGAAATGGAGTCGGCGGTCGTATCTGGTTGATTCTTTGGTCTATTTCTCCGGCTCTGCTCAAGTTAGTAGCTAAATGCTTAAGATTTTAACCCCAAGTTCTCACAATTTTGGTAGCTTTAACCCTTTTGAGAATCTCTCTACCAAAAATGCAAACCCTTTTGAGGATCTTGGTGTGAGGGTTTTCCCATCTACATCCGCACCTTTCATTGGCAGGGCGTGTAAGGAAATAAGGCATGCTTCTAAAGAACAGAGAACAGAcaataatttatttatatttttttgggggcggGGGGTGGGGGGTTATAATGTTcgaattaattaaattttaatataACAAATGGGGAATAACTGTAAGTGACGTTAGTGAAACACTGAAACATGCGACAGTTGACGGCAAATAAATTAAGGACAGAAGctttatttgaatccaattttCTTTTGTACCTAACGCTAAGTTTTGACCGTTGGTAGGCGGACTCGGACTTGACCCACCCATATTGGACTCTCTCGTGAGTTGAGTTGTTACCGATTCATATCTTGTCAAAGGAGGAGTCTGTGTCACAAGTCATAACTTCTAGGTTTCATCCttcttttctatcaaaaaaaaaagtttcatcCTTCATCTAGAAGGAATTAGGAACCTTGTAAAACTTTCAAAGGGACCTAGTTTCTTAAATATAGGgtgaagaaagaatctcttaatccataAGTTGTgtgatttggattttttttcgttggggggggggtgttggttAAGGACATTTGGATGAGACTTTGAAATAGTTAAATAAGTATTTTGAACCTTATATAATAGGGTGGAAGGAATAATGAAACTCCAATGACTAGATTCTCTTCACCAACTCTTAAATGAAGTAGATAAATTCAGGGGCATTCATAGATTATTGGTTGAACGATAACTAGCATGGTTTAAGAAATCACTATCGATACTAATATTGATCTCGGTCGATAACTATACGATACTGGTATGGATCGATCCAGATCAGCTCATACCGGATGGTTTTGAACccattttttcttctaatttgaTTTTTGGACTTGTCATACTGTTACAGCAATATGGTATTGATCAACTGTGCTGATACCGATACAAATTGACCAATACTATCGATCTAATACTGATTACTTAAACCATGATTACCTAGTTGTGCCAAATGGAATGATATTATCAATTTTAATTGAGTTTATTAGACCAGAGTCGAATTTTAAACACAATTTACCATACATCATGTAATAGTAGACACCTTCTCTGCCCCTCCATAGACCTTGATTTCTCACTGTTTTTGTTTTCCCATTCCACCAACTTTTGTTTAGGCTTAAACTTGATATATgagtcttaccaaaaaaaaaaaaaaacttgacatatgagcaAGTAGCTTCGTAAGTCTTCAAAATTTCAATCCCATCCGACCTATCACATGGAATAACTAGGGGTTGGAATCTTTGGATACCTTTggcaacttttttttcttcttctttttaaagGGATGGGGACTCTCGGGATAGGaaagtggaattttttttttttgtttggtacaAAAGTACAATCTATTTGGAGTTCGGCTCCTCTGCACGTATCAAGAGGTGAACGTATATGTGAGAGCCAATCATCTATcatatttttgccttttttgccatttacaaagggaggaggggtttttatggaaacaaaattaaaatgtgatagGCTCTAGATGCATGTTCATCTGTTGATACGTGCAGTTGATCCATTCTCGTGGTGGGTATAATAAAACTAAAGTTTCAAGTATTAATGGCGTTATTAGATCCTTTAATGTAAGTATTCTTTTATCATAATAATTTTCTTGGAAAAGTATTTTAGACACCTAGTCTAGACGTTATCTCTATGCACCAGTAACAAgccctgtgcctagacacatgatCACGCAAAATAACCGTCATAACCTTAGGAATTTCTACATTTTCATGGGGGCACGATGATCATTTCACGTGGccttgtgtctgggtgtagaAGCCTGTGTCACACATAATCGGGAAGCGTTTTCTTTCTCATAAGATTAACCATATTTTTTTACCCATTGTCATATTCTCAAAAGTCATTTAATGATCTATTTAATGTAGGAAACAATGGGTTTTCAAATAAGACATGTATTAAATGACTTTCAACTTCTTTGAAAAATCCCTATTTACCCCCTACATTTAATACTACATTAAATAATTTTGGAGAAAAACTGAAGAAGGCAAGTaacaaaaaagtaagattataaTTTGCTAATTTGCTTCAGCCTCAAAAGTCAATCATATAACTTCATATGTATCTGCATATTGAAAATTTAATTGCTTTGTTTGCCATTCCATCAAAATCAGATCAACTAAAGAATCCATTGAAAGGgactcccccctcccctatgCATTAATGGTGTGCATGATATTTCAGTGAAAGTCTGGTTTTAACATTAAAGTTAGACGGGTCCTTTGCCTCCAATTGCAAAGAAACACAACAgaatctcctctctctctctctctctttctctctcggcTTTTTGGACTTCGTAAATAAGGATGCAAATGGATCAGATTTGGATGGATcctggcattatcatattcgtatctgtttatattcggacgaattcggataACATCCTATcgattttcggacggattcaaataatttatggatagtgattttttgaatacgaattctcctaaatggatatgaacgcgGATTGAATACGAATATTTGACTATCCGTTGATATCTTTACCGTTTGTTGATGAGCGTTAGGATttagacttgagagttcaacaattaccattttttctattcttcttagtctttgattttcttacgatttttacttttgattttatcttatatttattttaatagatatggaATTTCATGTATCACAAtgcaaaaaacaatatatataaaccaatagaaaatctagaaaaaaaatcacattatcttaacacaaaatccaataaggtaacttaattgGATAGACAGACACAAAGATAAATTTCATACATTTTATTACCCTCGAATTGATAAACGAATCAGATAATAATCGGTCAGATatggggattatcatattcgtgtCCAATtagtttttggacggattcggattctcctaaacagatacgaacacgaatcgaatacggattttcaaatatccgttgacatccttaatTGTAAACCCAATTACAAAGAAACACAACAGaaacacctctctctctccctctcccttttgGACTTGTAAACCCAATTGCAAAGAAACACAACAgaaactcctctctctctctctgctctgCCTGGAGCCCTTTGCCTTTTGGACTAGTAAATACAAAATTGCATAGAAACACAACAAtatgtcctctctctctctctctctctgcctagAGCCCTTGCCTTTTGGACTTGTGAATACAATTGCCTAGAAACACAACAGAAACTACTCTGCAAAGAAACACAACAATAACTCCTCTTTCTCTCGGCCTAGAGCCCTTGCCTTTGGACTCGTGAATACAATTGCCTAGAAACACAACAGaaactactctctctctctctctctctccttctcccccccccctacaGCCCTTGCCTTTTGGACTTGTGAATACAAACATACAATTGCGTAGAAATACAGCATAAATGTGACTTTCTCTCTCACATTTCTGTTTAGGGAGAACAAGAAAGTGTTACCAAACCCATTATATTCAAGCATTGATAAAGGGAAGGTTCAAGTTTTAACCCCCCCCCATCGTCTTCCTCATTAAAATGTAAATAGAGATATTAGGGAAGGTGTAGAACAAAATGACAAATTGAGAACCACACGGTAATAGTGGGGTCCGAAGGATCTAAGATTATTCTATCTTCTTGGTAGTTTGAAATATTGGTTTAAAGAGAAAAGTTTAAAAATCCGGAATTGGGATGAATCGTTCGGATTTTTTAACCCTCGGTGATAAATGCTAAATAAAAGCGGGGAGAAAGAACATTAATCGAGTAACTGGTGTTGTGTCTTGGCATGTACCTGTGCCTAGGCACAACCTCGTGTAAAATGATCAATACATTCCCTAGAAAGACAGAAAAAACCAGAGGTATATCGCTCATTTCATGTATGACTGTGTCTGGATGCAGGTACACATCGAGGCATAACACTGGTTAACGCTTATTTTCCCTTAAAAGTGATTGCCCTTTTATTTCCTGGGTCATTCAAATGCAAAGATTACAAACAGGGTCTGTCAGCTTAGTTGTAGTGTTAGTAGTCTGTAGTGATTCCATGATTCATCTTTTGAGGTTATTGTCTCGTCTTTTTAGGCTCCTGGTCCCAATATTTGATTCGCACTACACATTTATTAATTTTTcagtctctctcttttttcttttttataatggaaaaatattctctttggGAAATCAGAAAGGCGTTGCCACGCTCAGACACAATGGGGGTAAAATAACCATCTCATTCCCATATAAGATCAAAATTCCACCCCCAAGATGCTAGTGCAATAATCAACTCTTCTCTGAGACTGAATGATTACAAGCCACGGTGAGAACAGTGGGATTTGAACTTAAGACGACAGAGTTTATGGCTCATACAAACTCTTAACTACTAGCCAACACCCCataggctctctctctctctctctcaattctcCAACACTGGATATAGAAAACTAAGCAgtagtgggacccacatgttcCAATATGCTTGCATGTTTAGGTCATTAATTTAGCACAGGCCCACCATCTGAATAAATAGTCGTTTTGATTGTTTGGGAGAGAGACATGAGAGGGATTACATGCAATATCCTAGTTGGAGCCACGTCAACTTGGCTCCCCTACCCGATCTTCGTGCCTTATCTCTCGCTCTCACCCAGTGAACTATATCACTTTCAGATTATTAATGAATGGGGTAAGGGTTCCCCACGATGGGAATCACATCCAACCAATGGCTATGTGGGAAAAATGATATAATCTACATTTTTTGGTATTTACACTCATATAATCTACATGGGGTAATATAGAAAAAACAGTAAATCACTTCCAAATTGGGCAAAAGAAGACTGACATGacacagaaagagagaaatgacTGCCCTACTCTCATGAGTTGAAAAATCTCACCTTATTGAATGTCTTGTAAATATTCATTGATCCCGTGCTGATGCAAAGACTACACAACCTGACAGTGATCTCCCTTCAGGTAATGAGAACGCACTCTTGTGTCTGGCATAGGAGTCACATGACCAAtaacattttttcctataaaaaaaatcacGTGAGAAGACGACATCAGGGCAACTTTACGCACCTCCCAACtacccccaaaaataaaaaccatgaTTCCTATCCCTACTTGTGAGCACCTCTCATAAACCTCACTTTCAGTAAGGTGACACACTATCAAGATCATGGTTTAAAAAATCAGATTGGAATCGATGGATTTCCGATTAATATTTTCCTCAATCTATTTTGGAATCGGACATGAATGCTATTTTATCTTCATTTGTTGATCTTTTTACTTATACAATACTTTTAAATTAAAAACTcgtaaaaaaattaaaaataaaatctgaCTGAGTCTATGACATCCTTGCTCCTTCCCAATTCCATTTTCTACGGTTTTAGCTGATTCCGACCAGATCCCAAATCCAATTCTGGGTTTTAAAACCTTCATCTTgctttgattcttcttcttattaattttttgatgttactttttttttttttttttgacaaaagaaaagattatATAAAGTTAAGGGGAAAGGTTTCGTCCACGGTCGTGTAAACTGTGTACGTGAGAAGGTCTCtcacaaaaaattgaaaaagtcataaataCTCACCCGTTAATTAATGCTttgaaactctcaccctctcacatacacggtttacacgaccgtgtatgaaacctTCCCCCTAAAActaaagagaagagaacaggTAGGAGGCGTTGCGACTTGCCTTGTCCTTACAGTGGTGGAAATTAATAGTCTCAAAGTTGTTAGATTTTTCAgctagggaaaaaaaagaggtatGAGGTCCAGGGGATAGGATGTGAGTGAGGGTAGGTAAAGAGATAAAAAAAGCTCATTGTTGCAGAGCCAAATATGTTGGATGGAAATGCTTTCCTTTGTTGCTTTTTCCCAGCCTTGAAGGAGACCGAAGAGCTCTGCTTCCTTTGGATCCTGCACTTCGACTCTACCTGCATCTGTTACAAAACTTTGTCAATTTATCAAGAGGTTAAAGTTCCACTTGACTAAAGTAACTTTAGGTTCATAGATTCCTGCAACCATTAAACCAGTCATATGTATCATGATGTTAGTAGAAATATGTGTAAATGATTCACAAAATGGAGTCGGATTTGAATATGGATTCATAATAGGAGGACTGATCTGGAGATCAGAAACCcattttaaaacatttttaatGTTAGACTGTTAGTACTTTAGGAGGAGGAGGTCAAGCAAAA encodes:
- the LOC122672914 gene encoding protein PNS1-like — encoded protein: MGAADVVMEEESKVVPVRKEEGEKKGEERDNGDVKEPVKENMGLEEKVVAESSPTEFKVSKLRTLNPSNPLRVIIQGVRPVRFQTRPTSQPPPPPPPPSQAPLSTTPRETLATLNSRAYTNRIFLFLFLLHMVASVGLICFLVFKAVQGLFEKGKTAREEKRMFKYWFPQAEGATVLSIMLAFLWQKAIRHWPHFMVNFILWSTFTTSMAAGVLLLCFQRASTDGVGVVFLLFAVGNGLYACWVTQRTKFCATVITKSLEPAAKFPDLSQPTYWMLGMCFMWISIWVFAIVGALNFYVPPLIIIALILSMAWIAEVMRNVANLTVSRVIALYYLRGMQSNTQFCFQRAMSRNLGSACLGSFFVPAIEALRIVARALNLLEGEDEFMFSCAHCCLRVMETIFRYGNGWAFVQIAAYGKGFVRAAQDTWTLFERQGMEAIVDSDLTSAICFLTGVCSGCICVLVTASWSWALHRSYTATVSLLAFFIGYLMTRIGMALPHACVSCYYVCYAENPDNRLFDRTIPDRLDLMKDGKAYIVPTPRVPVPRRFTV